One part of the Salinimonas iocasae genome encodes these proteins:
- a CDS encoding alanine/glycine:cation symporter family protein yields the protein MIDTIVAAVNNVLWGEGLAVNADLPVLGPVDIATGPLLIYMLVFCGIWFTVKLGGVQFKHFFYMFSVMKGSTRSTKEGISSFQALCTSLSARVGTGNLAGVAVAISLGGAGAIFWMWMIALIGMATGFAESVLGQLYKVRDDNGEFRGGPAYYIKQGLGKTWLAVAFSLCLFLGYGFVFSAVQANTITDALENAYAIPTLYSGVAIIGLAALIVVGGLRGIARFAELAVPFMGVGYILVALVVTAINITEVPAMLGHIISAAFGLEEAGAGVLGAAIKNGIQRGLYSNEAGSGSVPHAAAGAAPNPNHPVSQGYVQMLGVFFDTIILCTCTAFIILLAGSENAAEGMGGIGLTQDALRIHIGASGTDFISAAICLFAFTSVVANYAYGESNLHMFRLDNKVGRLAYTAGYLGMILWGSMAALPTVWAMADMALGLMSVINIIAIIWMTPTIVSISKDYFAKRQRGERPEYKQGDCAIQGSTEDDIW from the coding sequence GTGATAGACACGATTGTTGCCGCCGTGAACAACGTACTGTGGGGCGAAGGACTAGCCGTAAATGCTGATTTACCCGTTCTTGGCCCAGTGGATATTGCCACAGGCCCGCTTCTCATCTACATGCTGGTATTTTGCGGTATCTGGTTCACCGTAAAACTGGGTGGCGTTCAGTTTAAGCACTTTTTCTACATGTTCTCTGTTATGAAAGGCAGTACGCGTTCAACAAAAGAGGGAATAAGCTCTTTTCAGGCCTTGTGTACAAGCCTTTCTGCCAGGGTCGGAACCGGCAATCTTGCCGGTGTCGCCGTCGCCATATCATTGGGCGGCGCCGGCGCCATTTTCTGGATGTGGATGATAGCGCTTATCGGCATGGCAACCGGCTTTGCTGAAAGCGTACTCGGCCAGCTGTACAAAGTGCGCGACGATAATGGGGAGTTTCGTGGCGGGCCGGCCTATTATATCAAGCAGGGACTGGGTAAAACCTGGCTTGCTGTGGCGTTTTCATTGTGCCTTTTCTTAGGGTACGGCTTCGTATTCAGTGCTGTTCAGGCAAATACTATCACCGATGCACTGGAGAATGCGTATGCTATCCCTACCCTGTATTCAGGCGTGGCAATTATCGGACTGGCTGCATTAATCGTTGTTGGCGGCTTGCGCGGCATTGCCCGGTTTGCTGAACTGGCTGTTCCTTTTATGGGTGTCGGCTATATTCTGGTCGCACTGGTAGTAACGGCCATCAATATTACCGAAGTCCCGGCTATGTTGGGTCATATTATATCCGCCGCATTTGGCCTTGAGGAAGCCGGTGCTGGCGTTTTAGGCGCTGCCATTAAAAATGGTATTCAGCGTGGCCTATACTCAAACGAAGCGGGTTCAGGTAGCGTTCCCCATGCAGCAGCAGGCGCTGCACCTAATCCGAACCATCCGGTTTCCCAGGGTTACGTTCAAATGCTGGGCGTCTTTTTTGACACGATTATCTTATGTACCTGCACAGCATTTATTATCCTGCTTGCGGGTAGCGAAAATGCAGCAGAAGGTATGGGCGGTATAGGTCTGACACAGGATGCGCTCCGCATTCATATCGGGGCATCAGGTACAGATTTTATCTCTGCGGCTATCTGTTTGTTTGCATTTACCTCGGTCGTTGCTAATTATGCCTATGGGGAAAGTAACCTGCACATGTTTCGACTGGACAACAAGGTAGGCAGACTGGCATATACTGCAGGCTATCTGGGAATGATTTTATGGGGCTCGATGGCGGCGCTACCCACGGTTTGGGCAATGGCGGATATGGCATTAGGGCTTATGTCAGTCATTAATATCATCGCAATTATCTGGATGACGCCGACTATAGTCTCTATCAGTAAGGACTATTTCGCTAAACGACAACGTGGCGAACGTCCGGAATACAAACAAGGTGACTGTGCTATTCAGGGCAGTACAGAAGATGATATCTGGTAA
- a CDS encoding carboxymuconolactone decarboxylase family protein: MSENKSEYTIHDEQSAPEKAKSLLKSSKEDFGMIPNLHGIMAEAPTLLEGYQKLHALAQDTSFNKEELTVVWQTVNVEHECHYCVPAHTGIAKNMGVDDALIEALRNDETLSDNKLNVLKNAVLSVTRNRGRIDDDSLSEFFNVGYDRQQLLEIVLILSQKVMSNYTNHLANTPVDEPFEKYKWNPEKV, from the coding sequence ATGTCTGAAAATAAGTCTGAGTACACAATCCATGATGAGCAAAGCGCACCTGAAAAAGCGAAATCATTATTAAAATCATCGAAAGAAGACTTCGGAATGATTCCGAATTTGCACGGCATTATGGCAGAGGCGCCGACCCTGTTAGAGGGATATCAGAAACTTCATGCCCTGGCGCAGGATACATCGTTTAACAAAGAAGAGCTGACCGTGGTATGGCAGACGGTCAACGTTGAACATGAGTGTCATTATTGTGTTCCGGCGCATACCGGAATTGCAAAAAATATGGGTGTAGATGATGCGCTGATCGAAGCGCTCAGAAACGATGAAACATTAAGTGATAATAAGCTTAATGTGCTAAAGAACGCGGTTCTTTCAGTTACCCGTAATCGCGGCCGGATTGACGATGATTCATTAAGTGAGTTTTTCAATGTCGGTTATGATCGTCAGCAATTACTGGAAATAGTGCTTATACTGTCGCAAAAAGTAATGAGCAACTATACCAACCACCTGGCAAACACGCCGGTAGATGAGCCATTTGAGAAGTATAAGTGGAACCCTGAGAAAGTATAA
- a CDS encoding TetR/AcrR family transcriptional regulator, with amino-acid sequence MSDQPNEVLDKATELFWEKGYQATSMRDVQKKLDMRPGSLYARFPGKSALFVQVIQHYASQLRRRLENISNQTELLSATHAFFSEELLRPGSKRYQRQCLLINAMAERSKLGVDATKALDEALTEIEKGFTTLVTALQNKKQISTAVPAMVIATWLQTQFIGLRHSAYRASNDEAINYFIDKLMLDLQGQWPAIL; translated from the coding sequence GTGTCTGATCAACCAAACGAAGTACTTGATAAAGCGACAGAATTGTTCTGGGAAAAAGGCTACCAGGCAACAAGTATGCGCGATGTTCAGAAGAAACTGGATATGCGTCCGGGCAGTCTTTATGCCAGGTTTCCCGGAAAATCAGCCCTGTTCGTACAGGTTATTCAACATTACGCATCACAGCTACGCAGACGCCTGGAAAACATTTCTAACCAGACGGAGCTGTTGTCTGCAACGCACGCATTTTTCTCAGAGGAGCTGTTGCGCCCCGGCAGTAAGCGATACCAGCGTCAGTGTTTACTGATAAATGCGATGGCAGAACGTTCGAAACTGGGCGTGGATGCTACCAAAGCTTTGGATGAGGCATTAACGGAAATTGAAAAAGGCTTCACGACGCTGGTCACTGCATTGCAAAACAAGAAACAAATAAGTACCGCTGTGCCCGCGATGGTAATTGCTACCTGGTTGCAGACACAGTTTATCGGTTTGCGTCATAGTGCTTACCGGGCCAGCAATGATGAGGCCATCAACTATTTTATCGACAAACTCATGCTGGATCTTCAGGGGCAGTGGCCTGCTATCCTCTGA
- a CDS encoding FAD-dependent monooxygenase → MYDFCVNGAGMTGAATALGLIRQGYSVALLEPRLPEQFDPEQPPDLRVSAISLASARLLKELGAWQHIPASRIRRYDRLSVWEESGARTDFDATMADTDTLGYFIENRLIQLACLQAARESKHNEKLALINAAPSSIQFNQPENDETVASVLLSTDKTISARWVIGADGAQSLVRREAGIGVSGWQYEQHALGIIVKLDKPVADWTWQEFHSSGPRAFLPMYDNIGSFIWYDSAKTIKNLSRLDNNKLKQRITESFPAHAGSFSIVDKAAFPLTRMHAQQYVRYQAILIGDAAHTINPLAGQGVNIGFKDVALLLNLIDTCDGTDTLGELLTRQYEPVRRRDNLAMMSAMDGFYWLFSNDNPPVKWLRNKMLSVAQRAIPAKRLVLKYAMGIQ, encoded by the coding sequence ATGTACGATTTTTGTGTAAACGGCGCAGGAATGACTGGCGCGGCAACAGCGCTGGGTTTGATTCGACAGGGATATTCTGTTGCATTGTTAGAACCCAGGTTGCCTGAACAATTTGACCCGGAACAGCCACCGGACTTACGTGTTTCGGCGATTTCACTGGCATCGGCCAGACTGTTGAAGGAACTGGGTGCCTGGCAGCATATCCCGGCCTCCCGAATTCGCCGTTATGACCGCTTATCGGTATGGGAGGAAAGTGGTGCACGTACCGATTTCGATGCAACCATGGCCGATACTGACACACTGGGCTATTTCATTGAAAACAGACTGATTCAGCTGGCTTGCCTGCAGGCTGCCCGGGAAAGTAAACATAATGAAAAACTTGCACTGATTAACGCTGCCCCGTCTTCTATACAGTTCAACCAGCCTGAGAATGATGAAACCGTCGCTAGTGTGCTGCTGTCCACCGACAAAACAATTAGCGCACGGTGGGTTATTGGCGCAGATGGTGCCCAGTCGCTGGTTCGTCGTGAAGCCGGTATCGGTGTCAGCGGGTGGCAATACGAACAGCATGCGCTGGGTATCATCGTGAAACTTGATAAGCCGGTAGCCGACTGGACGTGGCAGGAGTTTCACAGCAGTGGACCGCGTGCCTTTTTACCCATGTACGATAACATCGGCTCTTTTATCTGGTACGACAGTGCCAAAACAATCAAAAACCTGAGCCGGTTGGACAATAATAAGCTTAAGCAACGCATTACTGAGTCGTTTCCGGCTCATGCCGGAAGCTTTTCAATTGTCGATAAGGCTGCATTTCCGCTGACGCGTATGCACGCTCAGCAGTACGTCAGATATCAGGCAATTCTGATTGGCGATGCTGCCCATACGATCAATCCGCTGGCCGGGCAGGGCGTTAATATTGGTTTTAAAGATGTTGCCCTGCTGCTGAATCTGATTGATACATGTGATGGAACCGATACGCTGGGAGAGTTGCTGACACGACAATACGAGCCGGTCAGGCGCAGAGATAACCTGGCTATGATGAGCGCAATGGACGGCTTTTACTGGTTATTCAGTAACGATAATCCGCCCGTCAAATGGTTGCGTAACAAAATGCTTAGTGTGGCGCAGCGTGCGATACCTGCTAAGCGTCTGGTACTTAAATACGCGATGGGGATCCAGTGA
- the miaB gene encoding tRNA (N6-isopentenyl adenosine(37)-C2)-methylthiotransferase MiaB produces the protein MTKKLYIKTWGCQMNEYDSDKMADLLDSTHGYARAEEPEDADVILLNTCSIREKAQEKVFHQLGRWKHLKKDKPELVIGVGGCVASQEGDAIRQRAPFVDLVFGPQTLHRLPEMIKQLHGGAKSVVDVSFPEIEKFDRLPEPKAVGPTAFVSIMEGCSKYCSFCVVPYTRGEEVSRPLDDVLLEVAQLAEQGVREVNLLGQNVNAYRGEQDDGGVCRFSELLELVAAIDGIDRIRYTTSHPVEFTDDIIAVYETVPELVDHLHLPVQSGSDRILNLMKRGHTALEYKSRIRKLRKIRPNISMSSDFIIGFPGETDADFEATMDLIQAVDYDLSFSFIYSARPGTPAADAVDDVSEEAKKQRLYLLQQRINQQALRIARNMVGTEQRILVEGPSKKNPMELSGRTENNRVVNFEGSPDMVGEFVDVKITDVFTNSLRGDVVRRESDMGLRVAVSPQSITAKHQASQPDSLGVGQFVPSA, from the coding sequence ATGACTAAGAAGCTGTATATCAAAACCTGGGGCTGTCAGATGAACGAGTATGACTCGGACAAGATGGCCGACTTGCTGGATTCCACGCACGGATATGCGCGCGCTGAAGAACCGGAAGATGCAGATGTAATTTTGCTGAATACCTGTTCTATTCGTGAAAAAGCACAGGAGAAAGTGTTTCATCAGTTAGGTCGCTGGAAACACCTCAAAAAAGACAAGCCTGAACTGGTTATCGGCGTCGGCGGTTGTGTCGCCTCACAGGAAGGTGATGCTATCCGCCAGCGCGCGCCTTTTGTCGACCTGGTTTTCGGCCCGCAAACGCTGCATCGTCTGCCTGAGATGATTAAGCAGTTGCATGGCGGCGCAAAATCGGTGGTTGATGTCAGCTTTCCTGAAATTGAAAAGTTTGACCGCCTGCCCGAGCCCAAAGCTGTAGGACCGACAGCATTTGTGTCCATTATGGAAGGTTGCTCAAAGTATTGTAGCTTCTGCGTAGTGCCTTATACCCGTGGTGAAGAGGTCAGTCGACCGCTGGATGACGTTCTTCTGGAAGTGGCTCAACTGGCTGAACAAGGTGTACGTGAAGTAAACCTGCTTGGACAGAATGTAAATGCGTATCGTGGCGAGCAGGATGATGGCGGTGTTTGTCGTTTCTCAGAATTGCTGGAACTGGTTGCCGCAATCGACGGAATCGATCGTATCCGTTATACAACGTCACATCCGGTTGAATTTACCGACGATATTATTGCTGTGTATGAAACGGTGCCTGAGCTGGTTGATCATCTCCACCTGCCTGTGCAAAGCGGTTCGGATCGAATCCTGAACCTGATGAAGCGCGGTCATACTGCGCTGGAATATAAGTCGCGCATCCGTAAACTGCGCAAGATTCGCCCGAACATCAGCATGTCGTCTGATTTTATTATTGGTTTTCCCGGTGAAACCGATGCCGATTTTGAGGCAACCATGGATCTTATTCAGGCAGTTGATTACGACCTGAGCTTCAGCTTTATCTACAGCGCACGTCCGGGCACACCGGCTGCGGATGCGGTTGATGATGTGAGCGAAGAGGCTAAAAAGCAGCGCTTGTACCTGTTACAACAGCGTATCAACCAACAAGCCCTGCGTATCGCCAGAAATATGGTGGGTACAGAGCAACGAATTCTGGTTGAGGGCCCCTCAAAAAAGAACCCGATGGAGCTGTCCGGGCGTACTGAAAACAATCGTGTAGTCAATTTTGAAGGCTCACCGGATATGGTTGGTGAATTTGTCGACGTTAAGATAACTGATGTGTTTACCAATTCACTGCGTGGCGACGTAGTTCGTCGCGAGAGTGATATGGGGTTGCGTGTAGCCGTTTCGCCCCAATCTATCACAGCAAAGCATCAGGCATCGCAGCCTGATTCTCTGGGCGTGGGTCAGTTTGTCCCTTCGGCCTGA
- a CDS encoding PhoH family protein: protein MSNLVSNEFVLEPADNKRLSVLCGPFDDNIKQIERRLGVEITYRNNAFKVLGEDSQSNGAAQLLKSLYVETQPVKGQPAELTPEQVHLAIQESRVLEKDSSGAAYGSEVNIKTKRGVIKPRNPNQSQYVANIVNHDITFGIGPAGTGKTYLAVAAAVDALERQEVRRILLTRPAVEAGEKLGFLPGDLSQKVDPYLRPLYDALFEMLGFEKVEKLMERNVIEVAPLAYMRGRTLNDAFIILDESQNTTTEQMKMFLTRIGFNSKAVVTGDITQIDLPRGARSGLRHAIDVLKEVNDISFNFFTANDVVRHPVVARIVQAYETYDTQQEALKQAKKEQALKEQQQASDDSGTS, encoded by the coding sequence TTGAGTAATTTGGTAAGTAACGAGTTTGTACTGGAACCTGCCGATAACAAACGGTTATCGGTGTTATGTGGTCCGTTTGACGATAATATTAAGCAAATTGAGCGTCGACTGGGTGTTGAAATCACCTACCGGAATAATGCATTCAAGGTTCTGGGCGAGGATTCCCAGTCGAATGGCGCAGCTCAGTTACTCAAAAGTCTTTATGTAGAGACCCAACCGGTAAAAGGCCAGCCTGCTGAGTTAACGCCCGAGCAGGTTCATCTGGCAATACAGGAATCCCGGGTTCTGGAAAAAGACAGCAGCGGCGCGGCCTATGGCAGCGAAGTAAATATCAAAACCAAGCGAGGCGTTATCAAGCCGCGCAATCCGAATCAGAGTCAGTATGTGGCGAATATCGTCAATCATGACATCACGTTTGGTATCGGGCCGGCTGGTACGGGTAAAACCTACCTGGCAGTTGCTGCAGCGGTAGATGCTCTGGAGCGCCAGGAAGTACGCCGTATTTTGTTAACACGCCCTGCCGTTGAAGCCGGTGAGAAACTGGGCTTTTTGCCTGGCGATTTATCTCAGAAAGTCGATCCGTACCTGCGACCTCTTTATGATGCCCTGTTCGAAATGCTGGGCTTTGAAAAAGTTGAAAAGCTGATGGAACGCAACGTGATTGAAGTTGCACCACTGGCTTACATGCGCGGACGTACATTAAATGATGCTTTCATCATTCTTGATGAAAGCCAGAACACCACAACTGAACAGATGAAAATGTTCCTCACCCGTATCGGCTTTAATTCTAAGGCGGTGGTCACGGGCGATATCACACAAATCGATTTGCCTCGCGGCGCCCGTTCAGGACTACGTCACGCAATCGATGTGCTTAAAGAGGTTAACGATATTTCCTTCAACTTCTTTACGGCAAATGATGTTGTTCGCCATCCGGTGGTGGCCCGCATTGTTCAGGCCTATGAAACGTATGATACGCAGCAGGAAGCGTTGAAGCAGGCAAAAAAAGAACAGGCACTGAAAGAACAGCAACAAGCCAGTGATGATTCCGGCACCTCATGA
- the ybeY gene encoding rRNA maturation RNase YbeY — MTALIDIQMAFDGDDNIAADIPSPEDLQRWADTVFAYLALNDQEFTARFVDRTESRTLNHQYRGKDKPTNVLSFPFESPPGIELPLLGDLVICAPVISEEAQEQNKTVRNHYAHMIVHGILHLLGYDHIDEAEARQMEALEIRVLAELGIDDPYQDDYFDH, encoded by the coding sequence ATGACGGCACTGATAGACATTCAAATGGCTTTTGACGGCGATGATAACATCGCCGCCGATATTCCCTCACCAGAAGACCTCCAGCGCTGGGCAGATACTGTTTTTGCATATCTTGCTCTCAACGACCAGGAATTTACTGCCCGCTTTGTCGATCGTACTGAATCACGTACGCTGAATCATCAGTACAGGGGCAAAGACAAACCTACCAATGTGTTGTCTTTTCCTTTCGAATCTCCCCCTGGCATAGAATTGCCCTTATTGGGCGACCTGGTCATCTGCGCGCCGGTAATCAGTGAGGAAGCACAGGAGCAGAACAAAACTGTACGTAATCATTATGCCCATATGATTGTTCACGGCATTTTGCATTTACTGGGTTATGACCATATTGATGAGGCTGAAGCCCGGCAAATGGAAGCACTTGAAATTCGGGTTTTAGCTGAATTAGGCATTGACGACCCTTATCAAGACGATTACTTTGACCATTGA
- the corC gene encoding CNNM family magnesium/cobalt transport protein CorC (CorC(YbeX) belongs to the Cyclin M Mg2+ Exporter (CNNM) family, and was characterized as belonging to a set of three proteins, at least one of which must be present for CorA to function.), translating to MSDDNPHSTNGSAQKSWIDKIKLTFSGEPKSKEDLVEVITEAEQREVIDPQTREMIEGVIGVNDMRVRDIMIPRTQMTTIDIDQKVEEFLPIMLESAHSRFPVISEDKDHIEGILLAKDLLAYMFNSEQEFSLKAVIRQAVIVPESKRVDVLLKEFRQQRYHMAIVVDEYGGVSGLVTIEDILELIVGEIEDEYDTEEDGTDDIRPLNKYTYSVKALTPVDEFNEFFETSFSEEEADTIGGIVLKAFGHMPATNDEISIGDIHFKVTHSDKRRLVQLKVTIPSLE from the coding sequence ATGAGCGACGATAATCCCCACTCTACCAACGGCTCTGCGCAAAAAAGTTGGATCGACAAAATCAAACTGACATTTTCCGGAGAGCCGAAAAGTAAGGAAGACCTGGTAGAGGTTATCACCGAAGCCGAGCAGCGCGAAGTCATTGACCCACAGACCCGGGAGATGATTGAGGGCGTGATAGGTGTTAACGACATGCGTGTCAGAGACATCATGATCCCTCGCACCCAGATGACGACTATTGATATCGACCAGAAAGTGGAAGAGTTTCTTCCGATTATGCTCGAGTCCGCCCACTCCCGCTTCCCTGTCATAAGCGAAGATAAAGACCACATCGAAGGCATTTTGCTGGCCAAAGATTTGCTGGCCTATATGTTTAACTCTGAACAGGAGTTCAGCTTAAAAGCGGTTATTCGTCAGGCGGTCATCGTCCCCGAAAGTAAGCGTGTTGATGTCTTGTTGAAAGAATTCCGCCAGCAACGCTACCACATGGCCATCGTAGTTGATGAATATGGTGGGGTATCGGGCCTGGTAACTATCGAAGATATTCTTGAGCTGATTGTTGGTGAAATTGAGGATGAGTACGATACCGAAGAAGACGGTACCGACGATATTCGTCCTTTAAATAAATATACGTATTCAGTTAAAGCATTGACGCCGGTAGATGAATTCAATGAGTTTTTTGAAACCAGTTTCAGTGAAGAAGAAGCCGACACCATTGGTGGTATCGTACTAAAAGCGTTTGGTCATATGCCCGCCACTAATGATGAAATATCCATCGGCGATATTCATTTCAAAGTTACACATTCAGATAAACGTCGTCTGGTACAGCTTAAAGTGACCATCCCCTCACTGGAGTAA
- the lnt gene encoding apolipoprotein N-acyltransferase, translated as MALLILSGASLTFAFSPFYAWPVTFLAVVIAIRQLHIRPVSGFSTGWWFGLGWFGAGISWVHVSIATFGGMPLIASIGIMALLCAYLALFPALAFYLTKRFFTPALWPMSLPAIWFMTEWLRSWLLSGFPWLSLGYSQLDSPLAGWFPVIGETGVTALIVLLCTATAIWTFSKRILPVALLVTVTAISGIVLDQHRWVTTTKEHTVSMVQGNIEQSIRWQPEQDAPTMAMYRSMTTPLWDSDIVIWPEAAVPKLEYLANGYLHALDEKAAATDTALITGIVDYNFETKNSWNTMIVLGAKSAGENGHYRYGGSNRYQKHHLLPVGEVVPFESILRPLAPLFDLPMSSFSRGGFVQENIVANGVHMAPALCFEIAFPRQVSANVHQDTGMIITVSNDAWFGESHGPAQHLQIAQVRAKEMGRPVVRATNNGITAFIDDAGNITSRLPQFERGSITETVPATTGFTPYRFLGEWPMVVVLLISLATALFLQRTSKRDHN; from the coding sequence GTGGCTCTGCTAATACTTAGCGGGGCCAGTCTCACATTCGCCTTTTCTCCCTTTTACGCATGGCCTGTTACCTTTCTGGCTGTGGTTATCGCTATTCGGCAACTTCATATACGTCCTGTTTCGGGCTTTTCAACCGGATGGTGGTTTGGCCTTGGGTGGTTCGGGGCTGGAATCAGTTGGGTACACGTGAGTATCGCCACGTTTGGGGGGATGCCGCTCATTGCTTCGATTGGAATAATGGCCCTGCTATGTGCGTACCTGGCACTCTTTCCTGCTCTGGCCTTTTACCTGACTAAACGTTTCTTTACCCCCGCCTTGTGGCCCATGTCACTGCCAGCTATCTGGTTTATGACTGAGTGGCTGAGAAGCTGGTTATTAAGTGGGTTCCCGTGGCTGTCACTAGGATACAGCCAGCTGGATAGTCCGCTGGCAGGCTGGTTTCCGGTTATTGGTGAAACAGGGGTTACTGCACTGATAGTATTGTTATGCACAGCTACGGCAATATGGACATTCAGCAAAAGGATATTGCCTGTAGCACTGTTAGTCACTGTGACAGCAATAAGCGGTATTGTATTAGACCAGCACCGGTGGGTGACAACCACAAAAGAACACACTGTCAGCATGGTACAGGGGAACATCGAACAATCAATTCGATGGCAGCCTGAGCAGGATGCGCCGACCATGGCAATGTATAGATCGATGACGACACCGTTATGGGACAGTGACATTGTCATCTGGCCTGAAGCTGCGGTACCCAAACTGGAATACCTGGCAAACGGTTATCTGCATGCACTGGACGAAAAAGCCGCAGCCACTGATACTGCCTTGATAACCGGCATTGTAGATTATAACTTTGAAACCAAAAACTCCTGGAACACAATGATTGTACTGGGGGCGAAGTCTGCCGGCGAAAACGGTCACTATCGTTATGGCGGAAGTAATCGTTATCAAAAGCACCACCTGCTGCCGGTAGGTGAAGTGGTCCCCTTTGAAAGTATTCTTCGCCCTCTGGCTCCGCTATTCGATTTGCCAATGTCATCATTCTCCAGAGGCGGCTTTGTTCAGGAAAATATTGTTGCTAATGGCGTACATATGGCGCCGGCGTTGTGTTTTGAAATCGCTTTTCCTCGCCAGGTATCAGCCAACGTTCATCAGGATACCGGTATGATCATTACCGTAAGTAATGATGCCTGGTTTGGTGAGTCTCATGGCCCCGCCCAACACTTACAAATTGCGCAGGTGCGGGCAAAGGAAATGGGCCGCCCCGTAGTCAGGGCTACGAATAATGGCATCACCGCTTTTATCGATGATGCCGGCAATATTACCAGCCGCTTACCTCAGTTCGAACGTGGCAGTATTACTGAAACCGTACCGGCTACCACCGGTTTTACGCCCTATCGCTTTTTAGGGGAGTGGCCGATGGTCGTTGTGCTATTGATAAGCCTGGCCACCGCGCTGTTTTTGCAGCGCACATCAAAGCGCGACCACAACTAG
- a CDS encoding Xaa-Pro dipeptidase — protein MRYFISLFLLIVSLPAISASLVVTADRMLDVSSGKLINNAVVVIDENTISQAGSANDVTFDSSDRVIRLGDATLLPGLMDMHVHLTSDAATHGYKRLGVSVPRATLKGVKHAKDTLRAGFTTVRNVGAPGFADVALKEAINAGEITGPRMFVAGPSLGVTGGHCDNNLLPFEYNQKSDGVADGPWEIRKAVRRNIKYGADLIKFCATGGVLSKGTKVGAQQYTLEEMQALVQEVHLRGLTVATHAHGTAGIKAAIRAGVDSVEHASLLDDEAISLAVENNTYLSMDIYVTEYILSEGKAAGILEESLAKERKVGKAQRESFKNAVESGVKMVFGSDAGVYPHGDNPRQFARMVEFGMTPVQAIRAATINAATLLKQQDKLGSIEKGKLADIIAVPGNPLQDIKAIESVSLVIKNGEVIKQPAASR, from the coding sequence ATGCGCTATTTTATAAGTCTGTTTTTATTAATTGTTTCACTGCCTGCTATCTCTGCTTCTCTGGTGGTCACGGCTGACCGGATGCTTGATGTAAGCAGCGGCAAGCTGATTAATAATGCAGTGGTAGTCATAGATGAAAACACGATAAGCCAGGCAGGAAGTGCGAATGATGTCACTTTTGATTCGAGCGACCGTGTTATCCGTCTTGGTGATGCGACCCTATTGCCCGGACTCATGGACATGCATGTACACCTCACCAGCGATGCTGCGACGCATGGTTACAAGCGATTAGGCGTATCTGTGCCCCGTGCAACGCTTAAAGGCGTCAAGCATGCTAAAGATACGCTTCGTGCAGGATTTACCACCGTGCGCAACGTGGGGGCGCCAGGGTTTGCTGATGTCGCTCTTAAAGAAGCCATCAACGCAGGAGAAATAACCGGACCGAGGATGTTCGTTGCCGGCCCCTCTCTTGGCGTAACAGGCGGACATTGTGACAATAACCTGTTGCCCTTTGAGTATAATCAAAAAAGCGACGGCGTTGCTGACGGCCCCTGGGAGATTCGCAAAGCGGTTCGCCGTAATATCAAATACGGTGCGGACCTTATCAAGTTTTGTGCAACCGGCGGTGTGTTGTCCAAAGGCACGAAGGTAGGCGCGCAGCAGTATACACTTGAGGAAATGCAGGCGTTAGTACAGGAGGTCCACCTGCGCGGTCTCACCGTCGCGACCCACGCCCATGGAACTGCTGGCATAAAAGCGGCAATACGCGCAGGTGTAGATTCTGTAGAGCACGCCAGTTTGCTTGATGATGAAGCCATCAGCCTTGCTGTCGAAAACAACACCTACCTGTCCATGGATATTTATGTCACCGAGTATATTCTTAGTGAGGGTAAAGCAGCAGGTATCCTCGAGGAAAGTCTGGCTAAAGAACGCAAGGTCGGAAAGGCGCAGCGAGAAAGCTTTAAAAACGCCGTCGAATCAGGCGTTAAGATGGTATTCGGATCGGATGCCGGGGTCTATCCGCACGGTGATAATCCGCGACAGTTTGCCAGAATGGTAGAATTTGGAATGACGCCCGTGCAGGCTATACGTGCAGCAACAATAAACGCTGCAACATTACTCAAGCAGCAAGATAAGCTTGGCAGTATAGAAAAAGGAAAGCTGGCAGACATCATTGCGGTTCCCGGCAATCCTTTGCAGGATATAAAGGCTATAGAAAGTGTCTCGCTGGTAATTAAGAATGGTGAGGTAATTAAACAGCCCGCCGCCTCTCGCTGA